From a single Anaerolineae bacterium genomic region:
- a CDS encoding ABC transporter substrate-binding protein produces MSHKPFALPSLLLILFWMLSACAPAAPVVVEKEVVVEKVVTPTPVPAPPKEEKIVMGFPRSETLFAQQLTGRAGTPDNFNEWVGWKNRDRGMAQLMNEPLWTIEYAVGEVINSLAAAPPQYNEDFTQMTVKLREGVYWSDGVEFTADDVVFTIEKVKATEGLNYHVQLQGVKNVYAPDKYTVVVELAEPNSRFHTYFLDRWGSLFIMPKHVFEKVEDILTFQYNPPLSLGPYVLHSYDPAGFWTAWVLRDDWDRTPTGMLYGKPKPKYVVFVVYQDPASAVIAQVRHELDAAQLTLEALRAVLTQNPHARAYRREFPWVVNTDPCITGLAFNTLKPPFDNREVRWALTLAIDIISYSANAMDGALMMSALLTPSVPLYLKEYYERMEPWLRDFTLDLGGGETFKPYDPEAPFRLAEYARSRGYVVPEDPEEIKKTFGYGWWKYAPDVAAKLLEKNGFTRGRDGKWLLPDGTPWKFTVLTDPNPGHHHYQNTFAAVQEWRKFGIDVEANVNEMWSTLNLNGQFDVSTAWPAYEPWGGHVDLYRTFDNWNSAYVERELGKPHYGHLSRWSDPRMDQIIAALKATDWNDTERIIELGIEGLKITVEEMPGIPTYTYVGALVWDTYYWTNWPGAENIYAQPYHHWPNFKYMLPFLEPTGR; encoded by the coding sequence ATGTCTCACAAACCGTTTGCCCTACCTAGCTTACTGCTAATCCTGTTTTGGATGCTGAGCGCTTGTGCGCCAGCTGCCCCGGTGGTGGTGGAGAAGGAAGTGGTCGTAGAAAAAGTAGTAACACCGACCCCTGTTCCGGCGCCACCTAAAGAGGAAAAGATCGTCATGGGGTTTCCCCGGAGCGAAACCCTGTTCGCCCAGCAGTTGACAGGACGCGCCGGCACCCCTGACAACTTTAATGAATGGGTGGGCTGGAAGAATCGAGACCGCGGCATGGCTCAACTGATGAATGAGCCGCTGTGGACCATCGAGTACGCCGTTGGAGAGGTTATTAACAGCCTAGCGGCTGCTCCGCCCCAATACAACGAAGACTTCACCCAGATGACGGTCAAGCTCAGAGAGGGAGTTTACTGGAGCGATGGCGTAGAATTTACCGCAGACGACGTGGTGTTCACCATTGAAAAGGTGAAGGCTACTGAAGGGCTGAATTACCACGTCCAGTTGCAAGGGGTGAAAAACGTCTACGCTCCCGATAAATACACCGTGGTGGTGGAACTCGCCGAGCCGAACTCCCGCTTCCACACCTACTTCCTGGATCGGTGGGGTAGCCTCTTCATCATGCCCAAGCACGTGTTCGAAAAGGTCGAGGACATTCTGACCTTCCAGTATAACCCGCCGCTGAGCCTGGGGCCGTATGTCCTTCACAGCTACGATCCTGCCGGGTTCTGGACCGCTTGGGTACTGAGGGATGACTGGGATCGTACCCCCACCGGGATGCTCTACGGCAAGCCGAAGCCCAAGTATGTAGTCTTCGTCGTCTACCAGGATCCTGCATCCGCCGTGATCGCCCAAGTGCGACATGAGCTTGATGCAGCCCAGCTCACCCTCGAGGCCCTAAGGGCTGTCCTGACCCAGAACCCTCATGCCCGCGCCTATCGCCGTGAGTTCCCTTGGGTGGTCAACACAGATCCATGCATCACCGGACTCGCTTTCAATACCCTGAAGCCACCGTTTGACAACCGAGAGGTGCGCTGGGCGCTCACTCTGGCCATTGACATCATCTCGTACAGCGCCAACGCCATGGATGGTGCGCTCATGATGAGCGCCCTTCTCACCCCGTCCGTGCCTCTCTACCTGAAGGAATACTATGAACGGATGGAGCCATGGCTGCGGGACTTCACCTTGGATCTGGGAGGCGGGGAGACCTTCAAGCCGTATGATCCAGAAGCCCCCTTCCGGCTGGCCGAATACGCGCGAAGCCGTGGATACGTTGTTCCCGAGGACCCTGAGGAGATCAAGAAGACTTTCGGCTACGGCTGGTGGAAGTACGCTCCCGATGTCGCGGCGAAATTGCTGGAGAAGAACGGCTTCACTCGGGGAAGGGACGGCAAGTGGCTGCTCCCCGACGGCACGCCTTGGAAGTTCACCGTCCTCACCGATCCTAACCCCGGCCATCACCACTACCAGAATACCTTCGCCGCAGTGCAAGAGTGGCGAAAGTTCGGGATCGATGTAGAGGCGAACGTGAACGAGATGTGGAGCACGCTCAATCTAAACGGCCAGTTCGATGTCAGCACAGCTTGGCCAGCCTACGAGCCCTGGGGTGGTCACGTTGACCTTTACCGGACGTTCGACAACTGGAACTCCGCCTACGTGGAGCGGGAGCTAGGGAAGCCACACTACGGTCATCTCTCCCGCTGGTCGGATCCGCGTATGGATCAGATCATCGCTGCACTGAAGGCCACCGACTGGAACGATACGGAGCGGATCATTGAGCTCGGCATCGAAGGGCTAAAGATCACCGTTGAGGAGATGCCAGGTATCCCCACTTACACCTATGTCGGTGCGCTCGTCTGGGATACCTATTACTGGACGAACTGGCCAGGCGCTGAGAACATTTATGCCCAACCGTACCATCACTGGCCAAACTTCAAGTACATGTTGCCGTTCCTGGAGCCTACTGGGCGATAA
- a CDS encoding glycoside hydrolase family 3 C-terminal domain-containing protein, with translation MTQEGGAIYLDPTQPIERRVDDLLSRMTLDEKLAQLSGVWVYELLENMTFSEEKARKLIGNGIGQITRIAGASNLGPADSAKLANRIQTFLIENTRLRIPAIVHEECCSGYMAKGATCFPQIIGLASTWEPELAEEMTSVIRTQMRAAGAHQGLAPVLDVTRDPRWGRVEETFGEDPYLVSRMGISYVQGLQGPDLKRGIIATGKHFVGYGMSEGGLNWAPAHLSPRELREVFITPFEAAIKEARLASIMNAYHELDGIPCGSSKELLTELLRDQLGFDGIVVSDYMAINMLAEYHHIAKDKSEAASWALKAGIDIELPSTDCYGEPLRKAIQDGAITESLINEAVRRILKMKFLLGLFEHPYVDVERVSEVFETSEQRMLARRIAQKSIVLLKNEGSLLPLKKDLASIAVIGPNADSIRNMLGDYAYPAHIEIMEWMRRGAIETPAPSEMDLSDIYVPMTSVLEGIRGKISPQTRLFYAKGCEVTGESKEGFAEAIEIAKKSEVAVLVVGDKSGLTPDCTSGEFRDCADLRLPGVQEELVQAIYETGTPVVVVLITGRPYAISWMAEHVPAIVEAWLPGEEGGHAVADVLFGDYNPGGKLPITFPRAAGQVPIFYSHKPSGGRSFLYGDYVSLSAKPLFPFGHGLSYTRFEFENLQIIPDQVSVEGKVQISVDIKNVGERAGEEVVQLYTHDVLASVTRPVKELKGFKRIALEPGEKKTVTFTLSASQLGFYNREMEFVVEPGAIEVMIGSSSEDIRLTGKFEIVGETTKVGAAKAFFTIVDVH, from the coding sequence ATGACTCAAGAGGGCGGAGCTATTTACCTAGACCCTACTCAGCCAATCGAGAGAAGGGTAGACGATCTCCTGTCACGGATGACCCTGGACGAGAAGCTGGCCCAACTCAGCGGGGTGTGGGTGTACGAGCTCCTAGAGAATATGACCTTTTCCGAGGAAAAGGCTAGAAAGCTAATCGGGAACGGGATCGGCCAGATCACCCGGATCGCCGGGGCCAGTAATTTGGGGCCAGCGGACAGCGCAAAGCTGGCCAACAGAATTCAAACTTTCCTGATAGAAAACACGCGGCTCCGCATCCCGGCCATCGTCCATGAGGAGTGTTGTAGCGGCTACATGGCCAAAGGGGCCACCTGCTTTCCGCAAATCATCGGCCTGGCCAGCACATGGGAACCGGAATTGGCTGAAGAGATGACCTCTGTCATCAGGACTCAAATGAGGGCAGCAGGAGCTCACCAGGGGCTGGCTCCTGTGCTGGATGTCACGAGAGATCCCAGATGGGGGCGAGTGGAGGAGACATTTGGAGAAGATCCCTATCTGGTTTCACGTATGGGCATCTCCTACGTCCAAGGGCTTCAAGGGCCCGATCTGAAGCGAGGCATCATCGCCACGGGGAAGCATTTCGTAGGATATGGGATGTCAGAAGGAGGGCTGAATTGGGCGCCTGCACACCTATCGCCCAGAGAGTTGCGAGAGGTTTTCATTACTCCCTTTGAAGCAGCCATTAAGGAGGCCAGGCTAGCCTCTATCATGAATGCCTATCACGAGCTGGACGGCATCCCCTGCGGCAGCTCGAAAGAACTCTTGACCGAGCTTCTCAGGGATCAGTTGGGCTTCGATGGCATCGTCGTCTCCGATTACATGGCTATCAACATGCTAGCGGAGTATCACCACATCGCCAAAGATAAAAGCGAAGCGGCCAGTTGGGCCTTGAAAGCCGGTATCGACATCGAGCTACCCAGCACGGATTGCTATGGAGAACCTCTTCGTAAAGCCATCCAGGATGGAGCAATCACCGAGTCCTTGATCAACGAAGCTGTTAGGCGAATTTTGAAAATGAAGTTCCTGTTAGGGTTATTTGAGCACCCTTATGTGGACGTGGAGAGGGTCTCGGAGGTTTTTGAAACCTCTGAACAGCGGATGTTGGCCCGTCGAATTGCCCAGAAATCCATCGTCTTGCTTAAGAACGAAGGAAGCCTGCTGCCATTGAAGAAAGATCTGGCCTCCATTGCTGTCATCGGGCCGAATGCGGATAGTATCCGGAACATGTTAGGCGATTACGCCTACCCTGCCCATATCGAGATCATGGAGTGGATGCGCAGGGGAGCCATCGAGACACCTGCGCCGAGCGAGATGGATTTGAGCGATATTTATGTGCCCATGACCAGCGTGCTTGAGGGCATTAGGGGCAAAATCTCACCTCAGACCAGGCTGTTTTACGCCAAGGGTTGTGAGGTAACGGGCGAATCGAAGGAAGGCTTCGCAGAAGCGATTGAAATCGCCAAGAAGTCAGAGGTTGCCGTGCTGGTGGTGGGCGATAAATCCGGTCTGACCCCTGACTGCACCTCTGGCGAGTTCCGCGATTGCGCTGACTTGAGGTTACCTGGCGTTCAAGAAGAGCTAGTTCAAGCCATCTATGAAACTGGGACGCCGGTGGTGGTTGTGTTGATCACTGGCAGGCCCTATGCCATCTCTTGGATGGCCGAGCACGTTCCCGCTATCGTGGAAGCGTGGTTGCCTGGTGAAGAGGGCGGTCACGCCGTCGCCGATGTCCTGTTTGGCGATTACAATCCCGGCGGCAAGTTGCCGATCACATTCCCACGAGCAGCCGGACAAGTGCCCATCTTTTACAGCCATAAGCCTTCAGGGGGACGCTCTTTCCTGTATGGAGACTACGTTTCCCTGAGCGCCAAGCCGCTTTTCCCGTTTGGGCATGGCTTGAGTTACACGCGATTTGAGTTCGAAAACCTTCAAATCATCCCCGACCAGGTGAGCGTGGAGGGGAAAGTCCAGATCAGCGTTGATATCAAGAACGTCGGCGAGCGAGCAGGAGAGGAGGTTGTCCAACTGTATACACACGACGTGCTAGCCAGCGTCACCCGGCCGGTGAAGGAACTAAAAGGGTTCAAACGAATCGCCCTAGAACCAGGGGAGAAGAAGACCGTAACTTTCACGCTCTCAGCAAGCCAGCTTGGCTTTTACAATCGGGAGATGGAGTTTGTGGTAGAACCAGGCGCCATCGAGGTGATGATCGGCAGCTCCTCGGAAGATATCCGGCTCACCGGCAAGTTCGAGATTGTCGGAGAGACGACCAAAGTCGGCGCAGCTAAAGCGTTCTTTACCATTGTAGACGTACACTAA
- a CDS encoding ABC transporter ATP-binding protein, translating to MTKILELQDVTKVFHLGSVLSRLKITAVDHVSFHVNSAEIFGLAGESGCGKTTIARMILGFEEPTSGRIFYWRKDGTSLTGKQVWRTAGVQAVFQNPFETFNPLRSVERYFFEAVYNFRLASTHAEAVARIDQALEAVGLSYKEIAGRYPSEFSGGQLQRVSIARALLTEPSLLIADEPVSMVDASLRMSIMNLFRELVAKFGVSVLYITHDLATAYYVCDRIAIMLRGNIVAMGDVEKVLVEPKHPYVELLRACIPETDPKRRWTTKVQLAESEQEEYLQAGCKFAGRCPYVMERCKREPPKDVWVDGTLVKCFLYEETAEGRFASLSEAANRYMAQSKEVTQP from the coding sequence ATGACTAAGATCCTTGAGCTTCAAGATGTCACCAAGGTATTTCATCTAGGCAGCGTGCTCTCCAGGCTGAAGATTACGGCGGTAGACCATGTCTCCTTTCATGTGAACTCTGCGGAGATCTTTGGGTTAGCCGGAGAAAGCGGGTGTGGGAAAACGACCATCGCGCGGATGATCCTGGGCTTTGAAGAGCCTACATCGGGGCGCATCTTCTATTGGAGGAAGGATGGGACATCCCTGACTGGGAAGCAAGTTTGGCGTACCGCAGGGGTCCAGGCGGTCTTCCAAAACCCGTTTGAGACCTTTAATCCCTTACGGTCGGTAGAACGCTATTTCTTCGAGGCGGTATACAACTTTCGGCTCGCCAGTACCCACGCGGAGGCCGTCGCCCGAATTGATCAGGCTTTGGAAGCGGTCGGCTTAAGCTATAAGGAGATCGCCGGCCGCTATCCTAGCGAGTTTTCCGGTGGCCAACTACAAAGGGTCTCCATCGCTAGGGCTCTCCTCACGGAGCCTTCCTTACTGATCGCTGACGAGCCAGTGTCCATGGTAGATGCCTCGCTCCGCATGTCGATCATGAACCTGTTTCGGGAGCTGGTGGCGAAATTTGGGGTAAGCGTGCTCTACATCACGCACGACCTTGCTACCGCTTATTACGTGTGCGATCGGATCGCCATCATGCTGAGAGGAAACATCGTCGCGATGGGCGATGTGGAGAAGGTGCTCGTGGAGCCCAAGCATCCCTACGTCGAGCTTTTGCGCGCGTGCATCCCTGAGACAGACCCCAAGAGGCGATGGACCACCAAAGTCCAGCTCGCAGAGAGCGAGCAGGAAGAATATTTGCAGGCTGGATGTAAGTTTGCCGGGAGATGCCCTTATGTGATGGAGAGGTGCAAGCGCGAGCCTCCCAAGGATGTTTGGGTGGACGGCACTCTGGTCAAGTGCTTTCTTTATGAAGAGACAGCAGAAGGGCGATTTGCCTCCCTGTCAGAGGCCGCCAACAGGTATATGGCACAAAGCAAGGAGGTTACCCAACCATGA
- a CDS encoding class I SAM-dependent methyltransferase — translation MLNAEQLERIRLRYSLAAEMAINRRVLEVSCGAGVGLGLFMYTARFVTACDISFPALALARQTIKADVLLVAADAHQLPYPDHSFDLILSFEAIYYLARPRDFLSECHRLLAENGLLLLSTSNPDWLYFVPGPLSVWYPSTSELAALLREAHFTAIQLYGSLPVDKSASQMNQLRAKLRQYALRLDLLRREHFLTRMLKRLAYGPLIPLPPLLPSSMRIASPFERLTLIEPNQRDNRHRVIFAIAMRS, via the coding sequence TTGCTTAACGCCGAGCAACTGGAGCGTATACGGCTGCGCTACAGCCTAGCTGCCGAAATGGCAATAAATCGTCGTGTGTTAGAGGTTTCCTGTGGAGCTGGTGTGGGACTGGGGCTGTTTATGTACACTGCGCGCTTCGTTACAGCCTGCGATATCTCCTTCCCGGCACTGGCACTTGCGCGTCAGACAATCAAAGCCGATGTTTTGCTAGTTGCCGCTGATGCACACCAGCTTCCCTACCCTGATCACTCATTCGATTTGATCCTTTCCTTTGAAGCGATCTATTACCTTGCTCGGCCGCGTGATTTTTTAAGCGAGTGTCATCGGCTCTTAGCGGAAAATGGACTTCTGCTACTCTCTACTAGCAATCCGGATTGGCTGTATTTCGTTCCTGGTCCATTGAGCGTCTGGTACCCGTCTACCTCTGAGCTGGCTGCCCTGTTACGCGAGGCCCACTTTACAGCGATTCAGTTGTATGGTTCACTGCCAGTTGATAAATCCGCATCGCAGATGAATCAATTACGTGCCAAACTACGCCAGTACGCACTGCGCCTCGATCTCTTGCGTCGTGAGCATTTTCTAACCCGCATGCTCAAGCGGCTGGCCTATGGACCGCTGATCCCGCTTCCACCACTTTTGCCCAGTTCCATGCGTATTGCCTCCCCTTTCGAGCGGTTAACTCTAATCGAGCCTAACCAACGAGATAACAGACATCGCGTTATCTTTGCGATAGCAATGCGATCTTGA
- a CDS encoding glycosyltransferase family 2 protein produces the protein MTTPTLAAVVLTLNEEENIRACLESLAWADVCVLLDSGSQDRTVDLAEEMGAQVWTRPFDNYAAQRNAALAQIEAQWIFFVDADERATPALAEEVRRVIRDPGYVGWWVPRQNYIVGRQVRGAGWWPDYQLRLLRRGHAHYDPQRPVHEVVILDGQAGYLQNPLIHYNYRSWEQFHAKQRCYVRYEAETLRQRGIRPRPHHFVLQPWREFRRRFFTLQGYREGWWGLRLSLWLAYYYGFRPYVELSRLMKNSGSGS, from the coding sequence ATGACCACGCCGACCCTGGCTGCCGTCGTGCTCACTCTAAACGAGGAAGAGAATATCCGCGCTTGCCTGGAGAGTCTAGCGTGGGCGGACGTCTGTGTCCTCCTCGATTCGGGCAGTCAGGATCGCACGGTAGACCTGGCGGAAGAGATGGGCGCGCAGGTATGGACGCGTCCGTTCGACAACTATGCTGCGCAACGGAATGCGGCCCTGGCCCAAATAGAGGCGCAGTGGATCTTCTTCGTGGACGCCGACGAGCGCGCTACGCCGGCGCTGGCTGAGGAAGTCCGGCGTGTGATTCGCGATCCGGGATATGTCGGCTGGTGGGTGCCGCGCCAGAACTACATTGTCGGACGGCAGGTGCGGGGCGCTGGCTGGTGGCCTGACTACCAGTTGCGGCTCCTGCGGCGCGGCCACGCCCATTATGATCCCCAACGGCCTGTACACGAGGTGGTCATCCTCGATGGCCAGGCCGGATATCTCCAAAATCCGCTGATCCATTACAACTACCGATCATGGGAGCAGTTCCACGCTAAGCAGCGTTGCTATGTTCGCTATGAGGCGGAGACGCTTCGGCAGCGCGGCATACGTCCGCGGCCGCATCACTTCGTTTTACAGCCGTGGCGTGAGTTTCGCCGCCGTTTCTTCACCTTGCAGGGATATCGAGAGGGCTGGTGGGGGCTGCGTCTCTCGCTATGGCTGGCGTATTACTATGGGTTCCGGCCCTATGTAGAGCTAAGCCGGTTGATGAAGAATTCAGGAAGCGGCAGTTAA
- a CDS encoding ABC transporter permease: MKTLRELLRDARFSLGAVVALVLILLALLSFFSPYNPTEWRVVPRDMPPSWKHPLGTDSKGQDIFWQMTFAVRNSLALAILAAAISRVIAVTVGLVAGYSGGILDRVLMFISDGFLVMPLFLIIVMLAMLVREHMNTVNLALLLGVLGWAWDARLIRSQVLSLREREFTYTAILSGTPMRKLIFNEYSLFVMPLVFTTLINNMAWVIGMEITLALIGLTNPDIPTLGAMLRWAVSYQAMLLGLWWWILAPIAISIALFVALYLVSLGISEYLDPRARIQRVGVR; the protein is encoded by the coding sequence ATGAAGACGTTGAGAGAGCTTCTCAGAGACGCGCGGTTCAGCCTCGGCGCCGTGGTGGCTCTCGTGCTCATCTTACTTGCCCTTCTCTCGTTCTTCTCCCCTTACAATCCTACCGAATGGCGTGTGGTCCCGCGCGATATGCCTCCCTCATGGAAACACCCGTTGGGGACAGATTCGAAAGGCCAGGACATCTTTTGGCAGATGACCTTTGCCGTGCGCAATTCCTTGGCCCTGGCCATCCTCGCCGCGGCGATTTCCAGGGTGATCGCTGTCACGGTAGGCCTGGTAGCTGGCTATAGCGGGGGCATCCTCGATCGGGTGCTCATGTTCATCAGCGATGGGTTCCTGGTGATGCCCCTGTTCTTGATCATCGTGATGCTGGCCATGCTGGTACGGGAGCACATGAATACCGTCAACCTAGCGCTGCTGCTCGGAGTACTGGGATGGGCGTGGGATGCCCGGCTCATACGGTCCCAAGTCTTAAGCCTGCGAGAGCGAGAGTTTACCTATACCGCGATCCTCTCCGGAACCCCCATGCGTAAATTGATCTTCAATGAATACTCCCTTTTCGTCATGCCCCTCGTTTTCACTACGCTGATTAACAACATGGCATGGGTAATAGGGATGGAAATCACGCTGGCGCTCATCGGCTTGACGAACCCGGATATTCCGACGCTAGGGGCCATGCTTCGATGGGCTGTGAGCTATCAGGCGATGCTCCTTGGCCTCTGGTGGTGGATCTTGGCTCCCATTGCGATCAGCATCGCCCTGTTTGTCGCTCTGTATCTGGTCTCTTTAGGGATCAGTGAGTACCTCGATCCCAGGGCTCGCATCCAGAGGGTAGGGGTGAGATAA
- a CDS encoding ABC transporter permease, with protein MRFVRRYLIPRLVQYVLVTWLGITVVFVIPRLLPSDPIESMVATLQAQGAYRDPAAVKQMVDTLRDMYGLEAGLLEQYLSFWKRLLSGDFGPSYFSFPTPVIELIGRSFPWTIGLLLTTTVLSWIIGNVTGGLSGYFTGNGMLKIFDGIVMFVRPIPYYVLGLTLVILFAYLLPLFPFGGGYTIGAQIAFTWDFIKDVLRHAFLPALSLSLLGIAVNHQTMRLIIQGVKEEDYIRYAKIAAVKEQTIFSRYAMRNALLPQITGLTLSLGQIFGGALITEIVFSYPGLGFLLYRAVVNSDYNLIMGITTISIVAITTLILIVDLLYPLFDPRIRFR; from the coding sequence ATGAGGTTTGTCAGACGATACCTCATTCCGCGGCTGGTCCAATATGTGCTTGTGACCTGGCTAGGGATTACGGTGGTCTTTGTAATCCCCAGGCTTTTGCCTAGCGACCCGATCGAAAGCATGGTAGCCACCCTGCAAGCTCAAGGCGCTTATCGAGACCCAGCAGCGGTTAAACAGATGGTTGACACATTACGAGATATGTACGGCTTGGAAGCAGGATTATTGGAACAATATCTCTCGTTCTGGAAGAGGCTTTTGTCTGGCGACTTTGGGCCCTCATATTTCTCATTCCCCACCCCTGTGATTGAGCTCATCGGCCGATCCTTCCCTTGGACGATCGGGTTGCTCCTCACCACCACTGTGTTATCCTGGATCATCGGGAACGTCACTGGCGGGCTTTCAGGGTATTTTACGGGAAACGGGATGCTGAAGATATTCGATGGAATAGTGATGTTTGTGCGCCCTATCCCTTATTATGTATTGGGCTTAACGCTCGTTATCTTATTCGCTTATCTATTGCCCTTATTCCCATTCGGAGGGGGATACACCATCGGAGCCCAAATCGCCTTTACTTGGGACTTTATCAAAGATGTGCTGAGACATGCCTTCCTGCCCGCTCTTTCCCTGAGCCTGCTAGGTATCGCAGTCAACCATCAGACGATGCGGTTGATCATTCAGGGCGTGAAAGAGGAAGATTACATCCGATACGCGAAGATCGCAGCAGTCAAGGAACAGACGATCTTCTCCCGATATGCGATGCGGAACGCCTTGCTGCCTCAGATCACCGGCCTCACCCTTTCCCTCGGACAGATCTTCGGTGGGGCTTTGATCACGGAGATCGTCTTTTCTTACCCAGGGTTGGGCTTCCTGCTTTATCGGGCGGTAGTGAACAGCGACTATAATCTGATTATGGGCATTACGACTATTTCGATCGTAGCCATCACCACGCTGATCTTGATCGTTGATCTCTTGTACCCGTTGTTTGACCCCAGAATAAGGTTTCGCTGA
- a CDS encoding HAD-IC family P-type ATPase, producing the protein MGPVVRMEKFAHQIAFVVLAFASLLGVIAFARGMPFHEVLFLVIAMAVSAIPEGLPVAMTVALSLATARMARRHVIVRRLAAVESLGSCTVIASDKTGTLTVNQQTVRAVVFPDGTRVAVSGQGYNDRGEVIRVDGGEIDGVLADRLAILAREAILYNETVLERTDNG; encoded by the coding sequence ATGGGACCGGTGGTGCGCATGGAGAAGTTCGCTCATCAGATCGCCTTCGTGGTGTTGGCCTTTGCCAGCCTGTTAGGCGTGATCGCCTTTGCGCGGGGCATGCCTTTCCACGAAGTGCTCTTTCTGGTGATTGCCATGGCTGTCTCGGCCATCCCGGAGGGACTGCCGGTGGCCATGACGGTGGCGCTGTCCTTGGCTACCGCACGCATGGCCCGACGTCATGTGATCGTGCGCCGCCTGGCCGCGGTGGAAAGCCTGGGCAGTTGCACCGTTATCGCCAGCGACAAAACCGGCACGCTGACGGTCAATCAGCAGACGGTCCGAGCCGTGGTGTTCCCGGATGGCACGCGCGTGGCGGTGAGTGGCCAAGGGTATAACGACCGGGGCGAGGTCATACGTGTGGACGGCGGTGAGATAGACGGTGTGTTGGCTGATCGGCTAGCGATCCTGGCGCGCGAGGCCATCCTGTATAACGAGACGGTGCTGGAGCGGACGGACAATGGCTGA
- a CDS encoding low molecular weight protein arginine phosphatase: MKTLLFVCTGNLCRSPMAAELMRQRLAAAGLDSQVQVRSAGIWAMAGRPASEGTIQVMAERGIDLSQHRAHELDASDIAQADLILVMEEAHRRWIFHLAPQHLHKVFLLSEMAGKHHDIQDPYGQPLSEYRRCAEELDSLLNAGFPHILRRLRLAS; this comes from the coding sequence ATGAAGACGCTCCTGTTCGTATGTACAGGCAACCTTTGTCGCTCACCGATGGCTGCGGAGTTGATGCGCCAACGTCTGGCAGCGGCCGGCCTTGATAGCCAGGTGCAGGTGCGATCGGCCGGCATTTGGGCGATGGCAGGACGGCCTGCCAGCGAGGGGACCATCCAAGTGATGGCCGAGCGCGGTATAGACCTCTCTCAACACCGCGCTCATGAGCTAGACGCGAGCGATATAGCACAAGCCGATCTCATCCTGGTCATGGAGGAGGCACATCGGCGTTGGATCTTCCACCTAGCCCCTCAGCATTTGCATAAGGTCTTCCTGTTAAGTGAGATGGCTGGGAAGCATCACGACATTCAAGATCCTTATGGCCAGCCGCTTTCGGAATATCGCCGTTGCGCAGAGGAGCTAGATAGCCTGCTTAACGCCGGCTTTCCTCACATCCTCCGCCGGCTGCGGTTAGCCTCTTAA
- a CDS encoding ABC transporter ATP-binding protein — MWVLKTEQLRSFYILDVFGTKKVVQAVNGVDIEIRENEVYGIAGESGSGKTTLVRTLFGDVEPPLRLISGKVWYRLGERPIDLFSLRPEERRELRWEFISYVPQSSMSNLNPVIKLKGTFKDFLESHVTHNAKRDVLELAQRHLAGLGLPPKILEAYPHQLSGGMRQRVVIALATFLSPRILIADEPVTALDVVVQRGVLQLLKEVQEKLENTLVIITHDMGVLANIADRIGIMYAGRIIEEASVDTIFQEPFHPYTRYLINSLPQFGDKRPRESAPGSPPSLADPPSGCAFHPRCRFALEICSQEVPQFLEIGHQHKVACWLVERER; from the coding sequence ATGTGGGTGTTAAAAACAGAGCAACTGAGGTCTTTTTATATCTTAGATGTTTTCGGTACCAAAAAGGTCGTCCAGGCTGTTAATGGAGTAGACATAGAAATACGTGAGAACGAAGTGTATGGAATCGCTGGAGAGAGCGGGTCTGGAAAAACCACCTTGGTGAGGACCTTATTTGGCGATGTCGAGCCGCCACTGAGGCTGATAAGTGGGAAGGTCTGGTATCGGCTGGGCGAGAGGCCCATAGACCTGTTCTCCTTGAGACCGGAGGAGAGACGAGAGCTACGATGGGAGTTCATCTCTTATGTCCCTCAAAGCTCGATGAGCAACCTCAATCCGGTCATCAAGCTTAAAGGGACGTTTAAGGACTTCCTGGAAAGCCATGTGACTCACAACGCGAAACGAGATGTGCTCGAGCTGGCCCAGCGGCATCTGGCAGGGCTTGGGTTGCCGCCGAAAATCCTGGAAGCATATCCCCATCAGCTTTCGGGAGGGATGCGCCAAAGGGTGGTCATCGCTTTGGCAACCTTCCTCTCCCCGCGAATTCTCATCGCAGACGAGCCCGTCACTGCGCTCGATGTGGTCGTGCAACGTGGCGTCCTTCAGCTCCTCAAGGAGGTTCAGGAGAAACTGGAAAATACCCTTGTTATCATCACACATGACATGGGAGTGCTCGCCAACATCGCAGATCGAATTGGCATCATGTATGCTGGAAGGATCATCGAAGAAGCGAGCGTAGACACCATCTTTCAAGAGCCCTTCCATCCTTATACTAGATATTTGATCAACTCCCTTCCGCAGTTCGGCGACAAGAGGCCGCGCGAGAGCGCGCCCGGGTCTCCCCCTTCTCTCGCGGATCCCCCCAGTGGTTGTGCCTTCCATCCTCGCTGTCGCTTTGCCCTAGAGATTTGCAGCCAGGAAGTGCCACAGTTCCTGGAAATAGGCCATCAACACAAGGTAGCATGTTGGTTGGTAGAAAGGGAGCGATGA